The Pyrus communis chromosome 14, drPyrComm1.1, whole genome shotgun sequence sequence TAAAAAGCATGGAGTTACCACTTCAAACTTGATTAACTAAAGAAATCATATCAAAAGACAGCTTTAATCATAGGAGTTTTCGTATGCCATAGTATCTTACTTGAGAAACTGGATGCACATATACAAGCTGCCCGAATCGTCCAACCATAACCTGAGGGTTAGTGAATCAGAAAAAGGGAGTAAAAAAATGTAACTGCTCAAAAGAAGTTGACATATAGATGGTAATAATATCCTTCAATTACTTACAGCTTGAGAATTGGGATGAACATAGGGGGGTGCAGCCTGAACAGGATACTGACCAGCATACCTAAGCGTCTGTGCCCTGCTCCCCACGTGTCCAACAATCTATAATCAGAAAAACAACCTAAGATTAATCCACACTAGTGCCACAACACATCTGTCCTATATTATGTATTCTATATTtctatactatttattttaacaagaCATGTACCGTGCTTTAAACCTTTgttattttaacaaaacacaaacatacATCTATGCATAGACTCATCAATCTCCTACTCACCAACAAGCATCAAATCCAAGCTCACCAACCGCTGGATCAAACAACTGCTGATATTCAAAACAATATTGTGTACTTatcttttcaaaataaatatcaacTTGATCAAACAATTGGTGAGCGGATTTTCGTTTCCACTACTCAGTAAACTGGAGAACACACACAATTATATTGGTGGTAAGCTTCAAGTGAGTGAAGCTGAGCCTTTATATATGTATGCACATATGAACACAAGGTAACTTTGCCAATTGCAACTACTTACAAGGAAAGCTTACATTAGTATCATATAATAACCATATGAATTCGATAATGACTACAATACATACAGGTTGTGAAAACTGAGAGCCACTGCCACCATTTCCATTTGTGAAATTATTAATGGGGACCACCTTAACAGGTAGAGAGGTACGAGATGCAAAAGGATTTGATCCAACTCCTGGCTGAGCAGCAGCAACAGGTACCATGGGGGAGTTGTTTGGTACATAACCCATGCTTCCCACCGTTGGCAATGGGGGAGGGGTTGATGTCGTGGCCTTCGTAAACGATGGTGAGAATGTTTTTGCTCCTGGGTTGAGCTTAAATTCCTAAGAAAGAATGCCAAATAATATTAAACTTCTCGACTTGGTTATGTAAATAGCATACACATCATGAATTTCTAAAAACTTATTTACGTCACCCCATATATTAACTAGAGTAGTTGGACTTAGGATCGCCAGGCATTAAGGTTTCCATAGTATTAGGCCACAAAAACCATTATCTATGATAACACAACTACCAACAGAATTAACACAAGGTTCTTAGTGGCCCAACGTGTGGTgcataaattagaagcaaaacAGATGGTCAACCATTCTAAGTTAAGAATATGAAACAATTTCGTCCCAAAACATATAAACTGAACCAATATGAAATCAATTGATAATTCAAGATGAATTGAACATGGTTCACCCAGTGGTAGTTTTACCTTGGTACTTCTAGTAAATTCTGAACCCTGAGGAGGGACCATTTCAGTTGATGTTGCCACCAGATGGCGATATGAAACATCCACGGCCGGATTCAACGAAGTTGAGACACTTGAAGAAACAACACCAGATGAAATGTCTGCTGAAGTTGTCCTTTCACAACATTGATTTTCTGTATTAACAATTATGGTAGCAGGATCATGAGATACTCCGTGAGGTAATAACTTGGATGGGATCTTTGTATCATGAACTTTATCAGCCTGCATAAAAAATTTGCACTATTATCATATAACATGATTACAATGTGAGAACAATCTTGGCAGAGGTTATCTTTACATACACTTTCTTCCCTATAAAactctagtttctgtttgaaatCATCCTGTTTCACTGAGGACCCATCATCTTCAACCTGTCTGCCAAAAAATTGACCGGAGCCTGatgattaaaagaaaataatagcaGACAGTACGCAAAAGTAATTATTGTATGAGAATATGGTAGTGTTGAGCACATATAGCAATTAATGTATAATAGTATGATGGTGTTGGACACAGAGAGCAACCATGCCGGCAACCATGTTTCTGTGTCACAGATATAGAAGATTATCCAAATGGGATATGTATAGCTAAACTCCATGCCATAACAGCTGGTAGAGTTTTATCAGCACGTGAGCACTCCTGATACCAGTGTCAAGGCAGAGAGGTTTAGCACCCAAAGTGTCACTCCCCAAGTATGAAATAATATTAACAGAAATAAGAATAGAACCCATACCTCCCATTAACTGGGGCGCTAGGGGCTTCTTTAATCTgcattggaaaaaaaataaagttgtaATAAAAACCTGAAAATGCTTTATACAACTTGCGTCCATAAAAAACACATACTCAGCATCATGGACCTATATAAGATATTCTAATGCCATTTCAACTCATGTACTTAGAGATTCTTTTTAAATGTGATACATTTTAACTCATGTTAGAATAGAAAAATATTTGTTGGTCCATCCTAACAATTTAAGTGTTTGAAAATAGTGGTAAAGCAAGCACACTGTTCATTATATACAGTCGTTGGTATGATTTGGTTGGTCTAATCAGCACAATGCCCATCATTGTGGAATTTTAAGTCACCTTACACAGTGCACAGAGAGCAAGCACCGCATGCAACTTAAGGTGAATTTGGGAGTAGCTCAAAGAGTACATGGATTATTATTTGGAAAACTTTTTCTAGTAGTCTCCAACATTAAGAATATCTTTAAGTTGCAATGAGAAAGTGTGTGAAGTTAGGAACATTATACTTGCAAACGACAAGGGCCCCCAACAGAAAAAAGTGTTAAGAAGGCGTGATCAGGGTTCAAATCCCTGCAATCACAACCTTCCAATCTGTGTTGAATTCTACCAGTGTGTTAAGAACCAAGGATTCTCTAGTGGTgaagaaaaattcaaacatgATTGGGAGcgctaaaatattaaaataaaaaattggtcaATTGCCCaccatttttaactttttacacAGAAATTGATTATATCCACTAACtatcacatcccaacccgggccccgaccacgccctcacggttttgtttctgggaactcacacaagaacttcccagtgggtcacccatcatgggagttcctaaggaacctaaagccaatgagctcccaaaaggccttgtgctaagtagagatgggaatatacatataaggcttacaggatcttCACCCCTAGcccctaggcgatgtgagatcttacaatccacccccctcaggggcccgacgtccttatCGGCACACTtttggccagggattggctttgataccaaattgtcacatcccgggctcgactccaccgtagcatgatattgtccgctttgggccccaaccacgccctcatggttttgtttctgggaactcacacaagaacttcccagtgggtcacccatcataggattgctctcgtgcgaactcgcttaactttggagttcctacggaacccgaagccagtgagctcccaaaaggcctcgtgctaggtagagatgggaatatacatataaggcttccaggatcctcacccttgggcgatgtgggatcttacactaactatttattatattgattgcttcttCAAATAAGTTTCTAAAAACAAAGAATCTGGTGCAATGATAGCCATAAGGGGGTGCTAAAATTCTTATGAGGGAAGCAGAAAGtaaatcatttaattttatGCCAACCAGTTTTTAAACTCTACAGTTTAGCTTTTCTTTTTATCCTCATTGATGTTTACAAGATTTTgccatttttattaaagctaTAAATCActaggagaaaaagaaaagggcttTTGCAGGAAGGCTCACTGAAATGGTGAATAAGCATTCTGCTTTCATTTTTATGACGTGTCAACTGCCACAGATCAATTGAATTCATTTTATGCAATGTTGTTGCATATTTAGGTGTTCTTGATTGAATTTCATATCCAATTTCCATTTTAGTTTTTCCTTTCAAAGTGCTTTTTCTGCATATAATTAGAGTGCTAAAGTTGGCCACGTTTTTGCTCCCTTCAATAGATTATAGgatttttccttattttctataaaatgaaaaacaagcTCGTAAAAGATATGGAATGGTAATATATGACTTAAGAAATAAACTAAGCTTATAAAGTATATAGATAGAACTATGCATATAGAAAATATTTACCTCTGATAAGTTTATCCCGTcaatttttccatttttaacTTCCAGGGCATTTACCGCATGTTTCAGTGGAAATTTCCTCCCTTCATGCTCCTTTACAGCTCTCTTTGGGGCAACACCATGAGCAAGGCCATTTCCATTTTGCATTAGGCCCCTGCTTACATAGGTAATTATGAATACATAACTTTACACAAAATTGAATTTACAATAATAACTGAGGTACATATTTATATAACGGTATCCGTTCCAGCAGGTAAAACAAGCAATAGCACAAGCTATCTGCCAGTACAATCAGTTGCTATGCTGAAAAACTCTTGATATTTTCAGTTGAAACGAACTAACAAAAAACTTCTTTGATCCCCAAAACTTAGTGTCACAACTTAGTGCAGATAATTGTACATACAAGTTCAACACTCAGAAAATACCTAAAACTGtccattttcttcttatttgtGGCAGAATCAATTGGCTTCTTTACATCATTCTTTGAGCACACATCAGAAGAAACAGTATCCATAACAGCTTCAGTTTCGTCACCAGCTATATTTCCAGTAACACCATCAGCTGGAAGCAAAACTCCCTGAACGATGTACAAAGAGCCACATTTAACTAAGACAGATTGCTTAAGttgattctgaaaaaagaaaaaaaaagaaaaaagaaaaaaaaagaggaatgaaATGAATTACTTACCATAGCAACAACTTGGACAAGGTCACTGGAGCGAATCACAAGAGTCTCGATCAGTGCCCCATTTCCTACATTAGCATCACTCTTCCCCTTTTTGGTCATCCTTGCTTTCTTCAAAACAATACCTAAACAAGACAAAAACTGACTCAATAAATCTCGCTCAGAATCATGCGCCTTGAGTGcttgtgtgtgagagag is a genomic window containing:
- the LOC137715796 gene encoding uncharacterized protein isoform X2, producing MGCRNRDFTDDETVSSSSSSSLSEALLFATMCIIGLPVDVHVKDGSVYSGIFYTASVETEYGIVLKKARMTKKGKSDANVGNGALIETLVIRSSDLVQVVAMGVLLPADGVTGNIAGDETEAVMDTVSSDVCSKNDVKKPIDSATNKKKMDSFRGLMQNGNGLAHGVAPKRAVKEHEGRKFPLKHAVNALEVKNGKIDGINLSEIKEAPSAPVNGRQVEDDGSSVKQDDFKQKLEFYREESADKVHDTKIPSKLLPHGVSHDPATIIVNTENQCCERTTSADISSGVVSSSVSTSLNPAVDVSYRHLVATSTEMVPPQGSEFTRSTKEFKLNPGAKTFSPSFTKATTSTPPPLPTVGSMGYVPNNSPMVPVAAAQPGVGSNPFASRTSLPVKIVGHVGSRAQTLRYAGQYPVQAAPPYVHPNSQAVMVGRFGQLVYVHPVSQDLVQGATAISPLSARPMLTPHQVQFPKHQGTAPNQAFQLCVPPPFMATGQQPFPNAKSHPIFATSLPF
- the LOC137715796 gene encoding uncharacterized protein isoform X1; this encodes MGCRNRDFTDDETVSSSSSSSLSEALLFATMCIIGLPVDVHVKDGSVYSGIFYTASVETEYGIVLKKARMTKKGKSDANVGNGALIETLVIRSSDLVQVVAMGVLLPADGVTGNIAGDETEAVMDTVSSDVCSKNDVKKPIDSATNKKKMDSFRGLMQNGNGLAHGVAPKRAVKEHEGRKFPLKHAVNALEVKNGKIDGINLSEIKEAPSAPVNGRQVEDDGSSVKQDDFKQKLEFYREESADKVHDTKIPSKLLPHGVSHDPATIIVNTENQCCERTTSADISSGVVSSSVSTSLNPAVDVSYRHLVATSTEMVPPQGSEFTRSTKEFKLNPGAKTFSPSFTKATTSTPPPLPTVGSMGYVPNNSPMVPVAAAQPGVGSNPFASRTSLPVKVVPINNFTNGNGGSGSQFSQPIVGHVGSRAQTLRYAGQYPVQAAPPYVHPNSQAVMVGRFGQLVYVHPVSQDLVQGATAISPLSARPMLTPHQVQFPKHQGTAPNQAFQLCVPPPFMATGQQPFPNAKSHPIFATSLPF